A single genomic interval of Burkholderiales bacterium harbors:
- the rlmD gene encoding 23S rRNA (uracil(1939)-C(5))-methyltransferase RlmD produces MTVIVESLDQEGRGIAREAGGKVVFIEGALPGEVVSTIPLRNKKKFALARLDRIIKSSGARVEPGCPHFGVCGGCSLQHLEPRAQVAAKQRILEETLWHIGGVKAETLLPPIYGPSWGYRQRARFSVRYVAKKGRALVGFHEKNSRYIADMTSCPVLPARASRLLAPLQELVTVLSIKSRVPQIELSIGEENLVLVVRILEALTAADENLIERFAELHSVIVFVQPGGPDSASQFHPRQAATLEYRLPEFDLRMPFHPTEFTQVNHAVNRMLVRRAISLLAPAEGERIADLYCGLGNFSLAAARRGANVVGVEGSAALVGRAQENAGYNGLTQNTRFLQADLFAISASELAEFGHFDKLLIDPPRDGAVAIVKALGEELEPPRRIVYVSCNPATLARDAALLTQVKGYRLAAAGVINMFPQTSHSESIALFER; encoded by the coding sequence GTGACGGTCATCGTCGAGTCGCTGGATCAGGAAGGCCGCGGCATCGCCCGCGAAGCCGGCGGTAAGGTCGTGTTCATCGAAGGCGCCTTGCCGGGCGAAGTCGTCAGCACTATCCCGCTGCGCAACAAGAAAAAATTCGCGCTCGCCAGGCTGGACCGAATCATTAAATCGAGCGGCGCCAGAGTCGAACCGGGTTGCCCGCACTTCGGTGTTTGCGGCGGGTGCAGCCTGCAGCATCTTGAGCCGCGCGCGCAGGTCGCCGCCAAGCAGCGCATACTCGAAGAGACGCTCTGGCATATCGGCGGAGTCAAGGCGGAAACGCTGTTGCCGCCGATATACGGACCGAGCTGGGGCTATCGACAGCGCGCCCGGTTTTCAGTCCGCTATGTAGCAAAAAAGGGCAGGGCGCTGGTCGGCTTTCACGAGAAAAACAGCCGCTATATTGCCGATATGACGAGCTGCCCGGTTTTGCCCGCGCGCGCGTCGCGTCTCCTTGCGCCGTTGCAGGAGCTCGTCACCGTGTTGTCGATCAAAAGCCGCGTTCCGCAGATCGAGTTGTCGATCGGAGAAGAAAATCTGGTCCTCGTGGTGCGCATTCTGGAAGCGTTGACGGCCGCTGACGAAAACCTGATCGAACGTTTTGCCGAACTGCACAGCGTCATCGTATTCGTGCAGCCGGGCGGACCGGACTCGGCGTCCCAGTTTCATCCGCGGCAAGCGGCGACACTCGAATACCGGCTTCCCGAATTCGATTTGCGCATGCCGTTTCATCCAACCGAATTTACCCAGGTCAACCATGCGGTCAATCGCATGCTGGTGCGGCGCGCTATCAGTTTATTGGCGCCGGCCGAAGGTGAGCGCATCGCCGATCTCTACTGCGGTCTCGGCAATTTTTCGCTGGCGGCCGCACGGCGAGGCGCGAACGTGGTCGGCGTCGAAGGCAGTGCAGCGCTGGTGGGGCGCGCGCAGGAAAATGCGGGGTACAACGGGCTGACGCAAAACACGCGATTTTTGCAAGCCGATCTGTTTGCGATTTCAGCGTCGGAGCTGGCTGAATTCGGCCATTTCGACAAGCTGCTGATCGATCCGCCGCGCGATGGCGCTGTCGCTATCGTCAAGGCGCTCGGCGAAGAGCTGGAGCCGCCGCGGCGCATCGTTTACGTGTCGTGTAATCCGGCCACGCTGGCGCGCGATGCGGCGCTGCTGACGCAGGTCAAGGGCTATCGCTTGGCCGCGGCGGGCGTGATCAATATGTTCCCGCAAACCTCGCATAGTGAATCGATCGCGTTGTTCGAACGGTAG
- a CDS encoding Bax inhibitor-1/YccA family protein, with product MAELRIPAAQSSQVAVAQHKVLRNTYMLLALSMVPTMIGAMIGINMQVSFMATNPIMGGLLFLAGAFGFFYAIEKTKNSGLGVALLLAFTFFMGLWLSQILQVALSFGNGGQIIGLAAGGTAAIFFTLAGIATVTRRDFSFMGNFLTIGAVLFLIAIVANLFFQVPAVSLTISAVAVLLFSGFILYDVSRIIHGGETNYISATLGLYLSIYNLFVSLLHLLLAFTGQRE from the coding sequence ATGGCTGAACTACGAATCCCGGCGGCGCAATCTTCGCAAGTTGCGGTTGCCCAGCACAAGGTTTTGCGAAATACGTATATGCTTTTGGCGCTGAGCATGGTTCCGACAATGATCGGGGCGATGATCGGCATCAACATGCAGGTTTCGTTCATGGCCACCAACCCGATCATGGGCGGTTTGCTGTTTCTGGCGGGGGCGTTCGGATTTTTCTACGCGATCGAAAAAACCAAGAACAGCGGCCTCGGCGTTGCCTTGCTGCTGGCCTTTACGTTCTTCATGGGGCTATGGCTGAGCCAGATCCTGCAGGTCGCGCTGAGCTTCGGTAACGGCGGGCAAATTATCGGTCTGGCGGCCGGCGGCACGGCGGCGATTTTCTTCACCCTGGCCGGAATCGCAACCGTCACGCGCAGGGATTTCAGCTTCATGGGCAACTTCCTGACGATAGGCGCGGTGCTGTTCTTGATCGCGATCGTCGCCAACCTGTTTTTCCAGGTGCCGGCCGTCTCGCTGACCATTTCCGCGGTGGCGGTGTTATTGTTCTCGGGTTTTATCCTGTATGACGTGAGCCGCATCATTCACGGCGGCGAAACCAACTACATCAGTGCGACCTTGGGCTTGTATCTGAGCATCTACAATCTGTTCGTGAGCCTCCTTCATCTGCTGCTGGCTTTCACCGGTCAGCGCGAATAG
- a CDS encoding DUF2474 domain-containing protein, with product MAKKLLWMVLIWTAGVVALGLVAYGIRLVMDAAG from the coding sequence ATGGCGAAAAAGCTTCTCTGGATGGTCTTGATCTGGACTGCGGGTGTCGTCGCGCTGGGCCTGGTTGCGTACGGTATCCGTTTGGTGATGGACGCCGCCGGGTAG